The Schistocerca piceifrons isolate TAMUIC-IGC-003096 chromosome 5, iqSchPice1.1, whole genome shotgun sequence DNA segment CTAAGAGGGCCACAGCGTGATAGCATCGTTCCGAGTCCTATCCCTCAGACTAGCACATATAGAATTCAAATTAAGTAATGTCAAGAAGTATAATTTCAGTATAATGGCATTCTATGTCAAGCACCTAGCTCTATTTATACGAAAACCTAGAAACTTACATGTTAACAAAATGCTTACATTACATTTAGATATAGGCCAAAAAGGCTAAGGCTCAAGAAGTCCTCTCAGGTTTCCCTCTTTTGGCGCAGTTGGTGATAGGATCcatttttattttaacatttttatgtgttaacagttgtaattaatttttcactttttcttttctgGGGTTTTGTATTGTGTTTATTTTGTAAGTATTGAAATGTTGCAAACAAATATTGTCAAGTCACTACAAACTAGTCCACCTCCACATAGCAGCACACAGGTATCGGCACATCTGTCACCCAAAGTAAGTACATCTGAGAGCGCATATGACTCTGTGGGGGGGGTTATGTGGTGGCTAAGAGACCACCTGTAGGGAAAACAAAGGCAGCGAATCTAATAACAAGCAGTAGCTGAAAAAGAAAATCTGTGTCCTGCTTGACACCAAAATGTCATTGTAAGTATCTGGATGTAATGTTACAAAGCAATGTGAAATGTGAATGAGCATGTGATGATTGTGGTAAGAAAGACAAATGGGTgatttcagtttactgggagaattttgggaaagtgtggttcatctataaaggagtccgtataggacactagtgcaacctatttttgagtattgttcaagtgtttgggattcaCACCAGATCAGAGCAAAGGAAAGaccttgaagcaattcagaggtgggctgctagatttgttactgctgggTTAGAACAATGTGCAAGCAttgcagagatgcttcaggaatccCTATAGGCAAGGCGGCAttgttttcgaggaacacttttgaaaaaatttagagaaccagcatttgaagtggAGTGCAGAaaaattctgctgccaccaacatacatttcatataaggaccatgaagataagacacaAGAAATTGGGTTACATatggagacatataggcagtcagttttccctcactgtatttgcaaatggaacaggaaaggaaatgactagtagtggtacaatgtaCACTCCACCAAGCACCTTGTGGTGGCCTGTGGAGTACATACTTAGATGTAGAAGATTTTCATTTTCCGTCCATAAATTGAGGGTCCACAGATATAGAAAAGGTTTATTTTTATATAGAGCTAAATTTGTTTTAAAGCAATTATCTTGAGCAGTTGGTTAGATAACCAATCTGTGAAGTAAACATATTGAATGTGATGACTAGAAATCAGTCTGAATATTTTGACTGAGTGAATATAGTGATAGGAATTGGCAACTACAGGACAATTACACAATCGTTGATGACTTATTTCTGCATGTTTGATAGGGAGGTATCTGTAcctaacaagtgtcacaagaaaaTAGTTACAAACTACCTGAACAACCATCAGCAAGCATTTCAAATATTGGGTATCTGTGCCATAACTTCAGAAGTATTGTTTGCCATTTGCTAGATACATTTGTCCTGTGGAATGTTCAGTACTGAAGACCATTCGTGGCTCAAGAGGCATGTCAGAGATTTACTATAAAGCAGACAGAACTGCATAGCAGATACAAAAATACTAAACCTTAGGTGACAAAAGCACTTATTGTGTCACAAAGTGATTTCTTATCTGTGAAGTTATCAAAAAGTCTAAGGAAGTTATCATTTGTTGAAATGCCTATGATGGCATGAAAACAAAGATGACAAAATGAAGCTTGAAATACTAACTATGTCTCTGGGTTCCTTCATTATATTGTTGCACTgatgtaaaaaaatattattaGCTCCTTGTGTAGCTACTAATtcaccataataaaaaaaattattagctcCTTATGTGACTACTACTTCACTGTAAGTTATGGTTGTTGTGTGCCCTGAGCTATTTATTTGATCAAAAACCATGacacttttaatttcatttttcaatgtGGAAGTAACTTTTTGATATATCATAGACATGTTAACGGTCACTAAACAAAAGCTTGTTTTATAGGCCATTCATAATTTTGTAGAATTACTGGATTTGTGCAAAAAATTTGAACTGACATAGCCATTGGTACTTGTATTTATGGATGGCAGTTGCTTGTGTTTGTCAATGCCTTCGTTTCTGAGAATGCTTACCCTAATTTTTCTtacatctatttatttatttatttacagatatTCGTACAATCCTGGTTATCCCACTGGAACTTGCATTGCTCTCATCAATGGTGAGCACAGATCACTGGTGGCTCATATTGGGGCAGCAACCAAATATGACGGTTCATTACTGGATAGCAAGGATGTAACTAAATTACTAGAGCGTATAAAAGTGTTGTACATCGAAGGCTTCTTCTTGACTCACAGTTTTCCGGTGTGTGTTAGACTCATTGAGATATGCAAAGTAAACAAGATACCTTTAATCTTCAATTTAAGCGCTCCATATGTTTGTGAAAGTCATACACATGAGGTAACTGAGCTTGTTAAGGGTGCTAACATCATATTTGGAAATAGTGCAGAGTTTTATTCCCTTGCCAAGCAGTTGAATATTAAAAACAGTAGCTTAAAAGATATTGTTGTGAAACTTAGAGAAAATTTTAATAATTCTCTTGATGAGAGTAAACTACAGCATTGTGATGTATCACAGATCTTGAAGGAAGGGAAATTGATTATTGCTACTCAGGGCAAAAATTCTGTTATTTGTGTTTATGGgaaaacaaatacagttttagaaGTAAAAGTTGTAGAAATGGATCTCTCACAAGTGAAAGACACCACAGGTGCTGGAGATTCTTTTGTGGCTGGTGTTCTTGCAGGTATCTTCCACAACTGCAGTCTGGAAACCTGCATTCATTTGGGATGTTGGGCTGCTCAGGAAATTATTAAGCAGATTGGCTGTACAGTCCCTCCTTATCCTCCAGACGGTGCAAGAAAGTTCTTAGAGGGGTAATGTTttgaaattgtgatctgagtagGATACTTGATTATTTTGGGATCTAGATTTAaatgaaatattacaaaaaataaatgcaaTTTGTTATAGTTTCTTTCACTAAAAGACTGCAGAACCCTTTTCTACATGTGAAACTCAAAGCATCATATAGTTTGTGTGTACCTGAGTAAAGCTGTTAGTcacatttcaatattttattttatttgtaaccaCAGAGAAAGTTTCCAAAGAAGGTTGAGAGATATCTTTACAGAACTGGTGTGTGGAGAATACTTGAAGTACCGTACATGAACATGTATGTGTTGATTTAATTACCCTTTTAACAAAAATATAATATAGTAAAGTACAAACCATGTCACTATTTGAGCCACTGTCTACATATAAGTATTGATACTTTGGTTGAGAAGTTGTCTCACTGTACTCATAACTCCCAAGTGCAATATTGTCATCATATAATGCTGAAGAATGGACAACAGTGAAATTAACCATCGAACAGATGCACCTTTGTATAAAGTGTGCCGgccacaaataacattgtcttgtaccatttcattattgcttcagctaactgagtgctaagttgtgttgtcatatgtccaagtgagcagcGGTAATATAAAATCAGCTGCATGCTTGGTGAGAAAAAATGTATAATCCATAAAAGAAAATGTCGCAGATTCTGACCTAGTGGCACAATCCTACAACGAGGCAGTTGTATATGAAGCAATTAGCAGTCTAATAAGTGATTGGCTgtgatctgatgcaactgcactgtttaatgcttcaAGTGTGTCATTACTGTGGGGTAAGAATTGTATGCAGTATCAGAGTGATATAAtggaagtttattttattattttttaattaaactgTGGTTTTGTTCATTTATGCTTACCTTGGTAACATGAAGACAGCTGTTCATTAAATGTATACAAAGTGTGCTGTGTGCCTGCTTGAGGGTTAATTGcaccagagatatgtgaacagtttttatggatgacattcaTATTGGTAAGAACTGTCAGTCAGCCATATCATTATCACAATACTGAATTTTCGTGTGCCATATTCATTTGGCTGTTGATTAAGTGAATTACGTTCTGGAGTAATGTTGTGGCTCTGTTGTTGCATTTCGTAGAATGTTACTTAGAATAAAAATTTGATTTCCTTCCTTACTGTGTCAATACTACTtattgtgattttattttatttttgcattttctgagAATATTACCTGTTGTGCTCATGttgtaattctttaaataaacaaaatgcagaatgaaattttcactctgcagcagagtgtgtgctgatatgaaacttcctggcagattaaaactgtgtgctggaccgagactcgaactcgggaccttcgcctttttcgcgggcaagtgctctaccaactgagctaccaaagcacaactcacaaTCCATCCTCACAACTTCagatccgccagtacctcatctcctaccttccaaacttcacagaagttctcctgcgaaccttgcccgcgaaaggcaaaggtcctgagtccaagtcttggtccggcacacagtttaatctgccacgaagtgtCAAACAAAATGCAGATGTTTATTAAATTATGTTGTAGGTGAGTCACAGCTAAAATTAATAGAAACATTCAAAATACTTTCCCAGAAGACTTAACTTCTTACGGAATCAATGTAGAAAGAGTTGCTAGCCCACAATTCTAAGGAATAATCATTCAAACCCAAGGTGAAGTCTGCAGAAAGTGAACTTCTTGTTAAAATAAACTATAATATGAGCTGCTTGGAGTACTGTTAGTGTGTTCTACAAGAGAATTAACTTCTAAAGGCTGATACATCAGACAAGTACGTCTATAAATTCCAGCCCCAAGCCCATTGATTTTCACCTATGTATATGGTAAAGAACTGCTAACTTCCAAATATTTTAAGTTTCAAGTAGGACAATTGTTTAGCTTTTGTGTGAAGATAAAAACTTGATGAACATTAATAAGAATTGCATGTGTAATCTATTAAGTGCAACCTTTTGCTTGAAAGTTTTGAGTTGCCAGTTGTGACAACCCTACCTCCAGTGTTTCTCCGACATGTGGTTCACATTGCCTGAAGAACCTAGCTTCGAAACTTTAATAGGtgtgcacacattttcaataacatccATTCACATTTTTGACAATCCTTGTCACAGATGTCAGCAAAACACCAAGAAACTGTCGACAATAGCATGTCTAAGAAACGAACCTTCGCAGAAGTATGCCTAGCCTGTAGCGTAATCCTGAATGATTTTGTATAAATAAGATGTGTTTTTAATGAGACAAATAAGTCAGGAAATGACTAATTACAGAATTTCAGTCTATCTGAACAGCATTGTGACGAAACCAGCtaggataattttacttcccctcttgttttgccatctgcatccttaaaattcattttttcatgtcgaactaattaccattaatccataaaagagaaaggttgtacctcagttttaaagaatataataccagatctaattttgCGCTTAGttgtatgtatgtaattgattttctaatttattttgactattcctagttagtatcttttgttgtaGGGTGCAATCAGTaactgttttgtaacttaaatcctATAGTTGAATTATAAACAAGTATAAATGCTGTACTAATTatgaacatttggaggaacaactagtaattttcttaaaggatctatttgggtCTATTCGTtagcatgttagcaaagccagcccttaatgaattccaaagtaattaaacagttttgtcagaagtattgtttgcataacaatatctgttaattttatcatctaaacaaataattcagcttaacccttgtagcagaagaaactgttaaaaataagGAAGTTTTTCATgtgttcagttaatttaatgatttatgttttaattgtaatttttataaATGAAACATCTAACAATGTGTGTTTCAGTGCCTAtttttgtgaggatatataagggccccaGACAGTCAGCCCACAGTCGAGTTTCAGATGATGAACGTGTGTTGGTTAGATcaatttaactgtgaaataagtgtaatacaaataggctgtgtgttaaaacaatgacagtgtctgttcaatatgtaCCTTAATATCCCCCAAAAAAACTGTGAACTGTGaaattaggtttttactgctcatagatgttcaacagtaaactattgtagcagtatgtgaatgtttcactgcaacctattaatgaggcttatcgaaagttaaaaaatagtgcattggccatataactgtgtattattgggggggttgtgaacagtgaaagtaaagaactgtgaaatgcaaacgTGCACCTGTGGGCTACATTCTTtagagtagtcagtgttgaacccccatttttcagccagtaggCAACACGGTACATCGAGACCAAGGACAATCAAAGATGAAATGAAACAGGCAAATGTCACAGTGTGTTATCTAACTTGCCCCTCCATGGCATTACAGCAGATTGTTCAGAGTTCACATTACACACCTACTGACGAGTGCCTGTTGCCCCTTGATGCCCCAGTAATGCATAATCCGTCACGCATGACCACCAACATCCACCGCCCCTCCATTTTTCTTAATTGTAGAGTAGACCAGGGGGAAAAAGGAACAAATATGGACAGGCTGGGTCAGTCAGATCCAATCCAGAATAAGAAAGACATAAGTTTAAACAGCACTGCTAAAAATAATTCTTTTACTGTTTATTAGTATTTATATTTAGGATACACTTAGTATTTTAGAATAAGGTTTTATTCTTCCAAAAATCTGGAAATTAAATTATTCGgcatttaaaaatattcatgaatCTGTAAAATCATTTCTTGCAGTTTACAAAGTGTATGTCCTAACAAATTATGAATTTAGGATTTTTACACGCAGTATTACTCATTTTAGTGCATAGtacaattgaataaaaaagggttgTCACTCTTTACGATATACTCATTGCTGATCTGTATTATCTGAACAATGTTCATATAAAATAACAGAATTTAACACATATAGCTACTTTAaagaatttttacatttttttaaattgtctttgATTTTATAATGGTAAACTTGTTTGCCTTGTGGAATCACTTCCTTCGCAGTTATCCCAAACAGCTGTCGGATGTTCCTTGAAAGATTCTTCAGGTTAGCTCTCTCTGACATGTGGTTTAATCAATGCTGGCCTATGTTGCTTGAGAAATAACCTTCGTGAAATATCCAGTCTATATTGTTTTGTGTATTACTACAAATACATTTATACCAGTAATGTTCAAAATAACAAGACGTATCTTTTACAGTAACCAATGTCTTGTCTGCCTTTCAATGTTATATTCTGAACACAAGGCATCAAccacattcactgcattttttgttgaattaagttacatAATAATCTCTAGCTTCTTCAGATCACCTGTTTCTTCATCAATTTCGTTGTTTGTATTCACCGATGGCACATTTTTTTCTTTGGTACACATAAGAACAATGTGAAATTGTCACTAAGTCCCAATATTGATAAATGTGTTTGTGTATGTCCTGAAGCAAGAATTAAAaaggaatttcttttttatttttgtgcgaAGTCCCCACAACCTATTTAATGTTTCCTAATAAGACTACAGCTTGTGAATCAACTGGTGAGGGTAATattacttcctgtttccttcagtGGCCCTAGAAGCCTCGTCAGGTGAGTTGCTCACTGGGAAGAAACCTGCTAGTTGTTGCACATATTAAACTCAGATTTTTTATATAGTACAGTTTTGCATCTGCCAAGATAAATATATTCATCCCAATCTTTCCAGGTTTTGAAGGAATTTACATTCTGAAAAAACTTCGCCCTCAGAAAGTTAGTAATATTTCATTCATTGTAAGATACTCTCGTATTGTGTTATGccttctgtagttttttttttgtgaagcCCAACGTAACATAACATATAGGGGCCATCTTATCACTTTATCGTTGATATCTTGTGTGAATATTACCTAATGTAATATttctgaaaagaaaatgaaatcttcACAGTGACATACTTGGGAGAGAATGTTATGTCTCTGTGTAATAGGTGTCCCAAAATTCTTCCATATTTATTTTGCCTCTACGAAAAACACCAGAAAAGTGCAAAAGACCGAAAAATACTTTAAACTCCTCATTTATAAGTTTCCTGGTCATATTTGGCTGAATTTATAAAGAGGTTTCACAGCCTATGTGTAAAGATTTGTGTCCTCTAATATCAAATCATCGCCGATGAATAGTTCCCAGGCCTTGACAGTCGTGAAACCTTTTCTGGTTTTGTCACTGACACACCAGGCAAATATGCAACTATATTGTATGATCTGGTGCGAACAGCCATTTAGTTTGTCTGTCTCTGGAAATATGGTAAGATAATGATTCACTGGAAGAGGGGTGGCAATCAATCATGCTatttgatagagaatctctgttatactggtacttcgttcatcataagaataaacctgatgtaaacaagagTGATGATTGCCCAGCAGCCGTAGCTCTCTACACCGGTGCaaggaagtaggtccaacttatgtattaCAAATGTTATtgctagagaccggattatatgcatgaaaagtatcaaatggttcaaatggctctgagcactatgggactcaactgctgtggtcatcagtcccctagaacttagaactaattaaacctaactaacctaaggacatcacacaggattcgaacctgcgaccgtagcagcagcgcggctctggactgaagcgcctagaaccgcacgacaatCGCGGCCGGCTGAAAAGTATCGAAATATGCTAGatcaaataataaaacaatatgtGCATTACATCTCAAAGTCAAAACTGTGCGCATCAATTACGAGGAAGAGCACCAGCCAACGGAAAAGTACTCAGAAAATGATACAAGCGTTCTAAATGAACCGAGTTTTCGCGTGGCTGGTGCTCTTCCTCGTAATTGATGCGCACAGTTTTGACTTTGAGATGTAATGCacatattgttttattatttgacGCATACCGCATTTTAAGAATTGTtcctttgctattgttgtcggtaacaagagGATGCGATGTGACTCGtagcgaaacaatcgatatgtacaggaaCAAATTCGAGATGTACTGCACGCAGAGGAGCACGTCCAAAaactctgtaatattttatttaaaaaaacaacatacaatcatgaattttttgaagAGCACTaccttttaattaatactattggaacaaagcatcatttacaatttattttgcatttttctattattgtaaacataaacaactaagtactgttccaaatgttcagtagtaagattgtgtcttcgatcattCAATGACGTTCTACATCAATTGACTTAACTggacagtatttgaatttgggtgctatgttggcacttattgtttctggtaaaaaaaAATCTCCTGTACCATTAAGAAAACTATCattttggcacaagggttcaaagcgtGGATTGCTGTTTtaaagaacagtttgaaaacattttagttTCCTTGGGAATGCCTCCGGCAATAAGGAGTTCACGAGaataattttgccggccgcggtggtctcgcggttctaggcgctcagtcaggaaccgcgcggctgctacggtcgcaggttcgaatcctgcctcgggcatggatgtgtgtgatgtccttaggttagttaggttttattacttctaagttctaggggactgatgaccacagatgttaagtcccatagtgctcagagccagccagaataattttattcattaactgaatagattcatccaatgccaaaccttgagtttcaagcgtTGTAATACTTGCTGGTACATGGAAAAAATAAGTGCTAACACagtaatgtcttttttaataccggaatcattaaaagcatccttgcactggcaaactgccgaTGCATCTACTCTACCGAAGTCGTTTACTAGTGGTCTCGAaacgttcattgtaaaacaacacggcttcgacccacgtaccccaatgagttaccactggttcggaaggtaaaggcacatttggttgGTTTTCTTTGTAGGGCTTGATGAGAGCAGGAGCCTTtacaaacactttctttgtgggtgAAATCAGTTTATTTGCATTAACAAacttggaacgtacttcttcaacaaggcgatgtactccatgagcaaagaaCGCCACATTAATCAAATTAGGATAAAATACTCttagggcttttcctgctttgatcatataggcagcagcatctgaaataaacaaaaacatcctgtcttctgcagaagattctggaaatatttttctgataCCAGTGGCGTAGTGTGGTTGAAAAGGTTGGGGAGACTGCAGtgattatagggagacaaaatggtGCAATAAAcgataatttaaacaaatgaaacaaaatgcatcaaataaaacaacaactactactactactactaccactaccaccgccactaataataataataactaacttgttcaagaaacgatgataAATTTGTAGagctccagcagcaagagaagaagcacttatattttcttgtacacaagtgcaatgcacctgtcttttctttccacgaataagtctataactcggtctacaaagatctgatcactggttAGCTCTCCAAGTAGCGTCTTTTCTAATGCTAACGTGCTCAAATAcgacagccggatgttggacattgaattccttaaataattcttcactcgtttaagagtactcatgcttcgttcactgcttgctatagttgcgggtagggtcaaaaccaaacgcaggaacttcgttgttacttcataaacggagtctaaatcattgttgacaatgtactttaagaggattcttggagatagtgttttttctcatcagcgtatatgttcagtgttttttctcatcagctatatgttccacagttcattttcaagttgttcttgtttgaaaaaagggtactgttctaataattgaagcagtttcaactttgggaattctttttgatagttcgggaaacacttttcgttcaaaagttcaacaaattgaatttggggaaagtcttgaaaccttctatccatctgaacaatttgcaaatccaataTCTCGTAAGTTAGTGTCCTGAGatatgtcttttgactgtcacagaatgataagttgccattcaaacacaagctgcatttaatgcattcatcaacgaatgtttctgTTCTTAATTGTCGTACGTTTCTCAAAACAATTCTTATTTCGTcttggcaagcagttatactgccAGATTTTGACtaaagaacattaaagagatgattaacataaacaaagcaccctcggtagaagcaaagcaagtagacaaacgtaggatcatccatccgttgTTTCATTCCCACAGcccagctcaaagattctgggtcccactgagagtgTGTACCatcaaatatgtaattaaaaacactatatagccctgAGAAATTACTAgatgttgaaactgccctggaacgaaagttccgGCGAGTGTTGCTCGCATGTgacagtttaaatcctttctcagttagcaatacagttcgtttggatgatttgctgaaaaccgaatggaatgcagtaagatcacttacaaacatgcgtacttgtcgtatgattttggaggaatgtaacagtaccaaattcagttggtgtgcgtaacacTGAATAAACAccgcatagggacagaactgcttcaccaattgttgtagtcctctttctctgcccgccgttactgaagcgccatcatatgtttgactaaccacttttccttccacattccattctttcaatactgcatgaataacgtttgacaaaccttcagcagttttatctccagaaacatcgtaaaatccaacgaatctttcctcaattttgtctgcaatgcactacctgaatattatactcatttgactcttgcatgacacgtctaatgtttcatcagcctgaatcgaaatgaaattgcggtTCTCAATTTGAGATttcattttctcattaactgccagagttatcatttctattacatcattctgtatatctggagaagttcctttaaaagtTGAAGATGATGACATATGGTCTCgtattaactgctctccttgatctagtaaatccaacaattccagatagttacctttgttgctggaggattcgtcttcttGATGGCCGTGAAAGGCTAGTTCttctttacaaagaaatacaattgcctgaataagtcGAGCCAATACTTTCCTGCTGGATGCAacttttttgttgtattttattgctgtcagacgaggggcttcagaaagggcgtgctcaattctactttgtccaataactgaaatgattctttgttctgcgtGTGACGTTTTGACATCTGATgaatttgtgctttcctgtcagagTTCTTTATTGCTCGTACCTGGTGCTGGAACAGTACCATAGGTGCCAGTAATATTGACCAATTGTTTGTAGACCAGCATTCGTCTGCCTTGAAGCGTCATGACACACAACAACAGCAAAGGTAATCCAACCATTACCTATAGTACTTGattcagatgcttttgaaatggAAAAATTCAATTTAAGTCCTAAAAAGTAATTAGGACCTGACAATATCGGTAAAGAAGCAATCTTCTTCAGATTTGTTATCTTCTTGCTCGTACCTGGTGCTGGAACAGTACCATAGGTGCCAGTAATATTGACCAATTGTTTGTAGATCAGCATTCGTCTGCGACGGCGATGCAGACTTAGGACCTGACAATATCGGTAAAGAAGCAATCTTCTTCAGATTTGTTATCTTCTTGCTTGTATCTGGTGCTGGAACAGTACCATAGGTGCCAGTAATATTGACCAATTGTTTGTAGACCAGCATTCGTCTGCGACGAAATGCCAAAACTTCACGTGATGTAAAACTTTCCAAACCAGTCCTTGAAGCGTCATGACACACAACAACAGCAAAGGTAATGCAACCATTACCTATAGTACTTGATTCAGATGCTTCTGAAATGGAAAAATTCAATTTAAGTCCTAAAAAGTAATTAGGACCTGACAATATCGGTAAAGAAGCAATCTTCTTCAGATTTGTTATCTTCTTGCTCGTACCTGTTGCTGGAACAGTACCATAGGTGCCAGTAATATTGACCAATTGTTTGTAGACCACCATTCGTCTGCGACGGCGATATCCAAAACGGCGACCCattgttgaataatgctattcatATAATGAATGCGCAAAGTTGCATCAGCAGCTATTTATAGCTCAAGATACAAGTGCACACTGTTAGTCGCCTGTACAAACTCGTCCACAAGCAGCGAGCCGCAGCAAACCGCCTGTATTAATCTCCATAGGCAAACTCGGCCATGCAGCCTTAGTCTTTTTAAAGGCTGAGTGGGCCGTTGATAAGACGATTGCGTAACCACATGCAACTGTTATATAAGCATATCTACTGTGAGAGGCCCCTGAGGGGGGGGCCAGGGAGCAGGATACTgagtgaggtgtggtgctacaaaagaataaaatcgcttctcggcttttggcaagatcaatgtgtagtttttattaataataatatatcatacaatcaccaacaaatttacaatCTTCCATATTAGATGTACCACTTATTTtagaccaaatataaattttttcatcGGATATCGCCGTCGCAGACGAATGCTGGTCTACAAACAATTGGTCAATATTACTGGCACCTATGGTACTGTTCCAGCAACAGGTACGAGCAAGAAGATAACAAATCTGAAGAAGATTGCTTCTTTACCGATATTGTCAGGTCCTAATT contains these protein-coding regions:
- the LOC124799296 gene encoding adenosine kinase-like isoform X1, producing MYAQGSTSVDPFVAAFGNPLLDLCVIINDSEILNKYGLQFDGQAEITEEELGIVDDIRVRYSPQYSAGGAAQNSLRVFQWLVREPFKSVYFGGIGTDDRGALLERLVKDAGVSTRYSYNPGYPTGTCIALINGEHRSLVAHIGAATKYDGSLLDSKDVTKLLERIKVLYIEGFFLTHSFPVCVRLIEICKVNKIPLIFNLSAPYVCESHTHEVTELVKGANIIFGNSAEFYSLAKQLNIKNSSLKDIVVKLRENFNNSLDESKLQHCDVSQILKEGKLIIATQGKNSVICVYGKTNTVLEVKVVEMDLSQVKDTTGAGDSFVAGVLAGIFHNCSLETCIHLGCWAAQEIIKQIGCTVPPYPPDGARKFLEG
- the LOC124799296 gene encoding adenosine kinase-like isoform X2, which encodes MYAQGSTSVDPFVAAFGNPLLDLCVIINDSEILNKYGLQFDGQAEITEEELGIVDDIRVRYSYNPGYPTGTCIALINGEHRSLVAHIGAATKYDGSLLDSKDVTKLLERIKVLYIEGFFLTHSFPVCVRLIEICKVNKIPLIFNLSAPYVCESHTHEVTELVKGANIIFGNSAEFYSLAKQLNIKNSSLKDIVVKLRENFNNSLDESKLQHCDVSQILKEGKLIIATQGKNSVICVYGKTNTVLEVKVVEMDLSQVKDTTGAGDSFVAGVLAGIFHNCSLETCIHLGCWAAQEIIKQIGCTVPPYPPDGARKFLEG